A genomic window from Lycium barbarum isolate Lr01 chromosome 4, ASM1917538v2, whole genome shotgun sequence includes:
- the LOC132636652 gene encoding transcription factor MYB101-like, with protein MAPNGGGVNKNNGTSIARNNHNGGGTRQVLKKGPWTATEDAILMEYVKKHGEGNWNAVQRNSGLMRCGKSCRLRWANHLRPHLKKGAFSLEEERLIVELHAKLGNKWARMAAQLPGRTDNEIKNYWNTRLKRRQRAGLPIYPQDIQPQNYQQDQNQQQHSTNIPSPFDNHQNSNYNNSPLSLLDIFNPSTMKPSSNIISNPYQFNNNPSSPFLTTTNNINNQVKFFRDPRVSLSLTLASSMKNSALSSMVAPVPNNFSQGYSSSIPVSSQLQHNYPNFTTVTRPFTAISSNPNGLILGIGTEHRSVQSTVPETTTSSDADNYAVDHGLSRGNSGLLEDLLEESQTLTRAEKIKEHCSIENEDNKGKLVWEEYGLTEEAADAILTGESTYNFSHCDDDDATQNKHSEESSPINSSSGLTTKEGSLELGNQVDDDIMRFLDNFPLGVPVPDWCDDDQNHHDQQNTSNGQSFECDQIQLSSKSS; from the exons ATGGCCCCAAATGGAGGAGGTGTGAATAAGAACAATGGGACGTCAATAGCAAGAAATAACCATAATGGAGGAGGGACAAGGCAGGTATTAAAAAAAGGTCCATGGACAGCAACGGAAGACGCGATTTTGATGGAGTATGTGAAGAAACACGGAGAAGGAAATTGGAACGCGGTCCAGAGGAATTCAGGTTTAATGAGATGTGGGAAAAGTTGTAGGTTAAGATGGGCAAATCATTTGAGGCCTCATTTGAAAAAAGGTGCATTTTCTTTAGAAGAAGAAAGGCTTATTGTGGAACTTCATGCTAAACTTGGAAACAAATGGGCTCGTATGGCTGCTCAG CTGCCAGGTAGAACAGATAATGAAATCAAGAATTACTGGAACACAAGGCTAAAAAGAAGACAAAGAGCTGGTTTGCCCATATACCCTCAAGACATACAGCCACAAAATTACCAACAAGatcaaaaccaacaacaacatagtACTAATATCCCTTCACCATTTGATAATCACCAAAATTCCAATTACAATAATTCCCCTCTTTCCCTTTTAGATATCTTCAATCCTTCAACCATGAAACCTAGTAGTAATATTATTTCAAATCCATACCAATTCAATAATAATCCTAGTTCTCCATTTCTCACAACTACAAATAATATTAACAACCAAGTCAAGTTTTTTCGCGATCCTCGCGTTAGCCTTTCCTTAACATTAGCATCATCGATGAAGAACTCAGCACTTTCTTCAATGGTAGCACCCGTGCCTAATAATTTTAGTCAGGGCTATTCTAGTTCAATTCCAGTGTCGTCacaacttcaacacaactatCCAAATTTTACCACCGTTACAAGACCTTTTACAGCGATTTCCTCAAACCCTAATGGTTTAATCTTAG GTATAGGCACAGAGCACCGGTCAGTCCAATCGACCGTGCCTGAGACTACAACATCAAGTGATGCTGATAATTATGCTGTTGATCACGGATTATCGCGAGGAAATAGTGGATTATTGGAAGATTTACTGGAGGAATCTCAAACCTTAACTCGAGCTGAGAAAATAAAAGAGCATTGTTCAATTGAGAATGAGGATAATAAAGGGAAATTAGTGTGGGAGGAATATGGATTAACAGAAGAAGCAGCAGATGCTATTTTAACGGGAGAATCAACATACAATTTTTCTCattgtgatgatgatgatgccacACAAAATAAGCATTCTGAAGAATCCAGCCCTATCAATTCATCCTCAG GGTTGACAACAAAGGAAGGTTCATTAGAGCTGGGTAATCAAGTggatgatgatattatgagattTCTTGATAATTTTCCACTAGGTGTACCTGTTCCTGATTGGTGTGATGATGACCAAAATCATCATGATCAGCAGAATACATCTAATGGCCAATCTTTTGAATGTGATCAAATACAATTGTCCTCAAAATCAAGCTGA
- the LOC132636653 gene encoding recQ-mediated genome instability protein 1 isoform X2, with the protein MNYCGAGMVPRDVYKLHLVDLKGPFVLQVDEIVNISCPVRDRYQKAAAGIKRCLKLSMTDGIQRVFGMEYRPIKDLDVLAPSGLKVVICNVHVRRGLMMLVPEVIEVLGGMVEELEEARQRLVNEINKPPRGKRTRSGVVPPLATRATNAAWPREGVTAPEPADTSSRERSHFQVHEQGTSVVATSATEEINPVTPGLPSSTTITTPVYRRDAQSNFPTPAVSVPFNMNVTGPTFSSVAATHAEDIHMDDMTTEGIDVSIRRERNDPVRLSSFTMEVEEHLSDVRSSPTTPASGRSRESIPVSIGSVHNEDVEPDSLSTAAIDVDEIDFVDELDHPFILSGGKETPFTYLASLSAKQAGMNGSASTVTGKIKCFLTGVKGFQYKQRSNYELRVFVDDGSLISEILIDHALVQKEIGFSPAEVTTALDSSDKKRGSDMKETLKRFQKFLINFEGTMFVQLNGESPIPVATEMNQGCPASDAWLLLKRLKPSTSPRQYHLHHPETINLCP; encoded by the exons ATGAATTATTGTGGTGCAGGGATGGTTCCGAGAGATGTGTATAAGTTGCATTTGGTTGATCTTAAAGGCCCCTTTGTTCTTCAG GTAGATGAGATTGTGAATATCAGTTGTCCTGTTCGAGATAGGTACCAGAAAGCAGCTGCTGGAATAAAGAGGTGTCTGAAATTGTCCATGACTGATGGCATTCAGCGTGTGTTTGGGATGGAGTACAGACCTATAAAAGATCTTGACGTTCTGGCTCCTTCTGGACTGAAG GTTGTTATCTGTAATGTTCACGTTAGGCGCGGACTTATGATGTTGGTCCCTGAAGTAATCGAAGTTCTGGGTGGGATGGTGGAAGAGTTAGAAGAAGCAAGACAACGGCTAGTTAATGAAATAAATAAGCCACCAAGGGGGAAAAG AACAAGGTCTGGAGTGGTCCCTCCTTTGGCAACTCGAGCTACTAATGCTGCATGGCCACGCGAAGGTGTTACTGCTCCAGAGCCCGCTGATACTTCCTCAAGAGAAAGGTCACATTTTCAGGTTCATGAGCAAG GAACGTCTGTTGTTGCTACTTCTGCAACAGAAGAAATTAATCCCGTTACACCTGGGCTACCATCTTCTACGACGATCACCACTCCTGTTTATAGAAGAGATGCTCAATCTAATTTTCCAACTCCAGCTGTTTCTGTCCCATTCAATATGAATGTTACTGGGCCTACCTTTTCATCTGTTGCAGCTACTCATGCGGAGGATATCCACATGGACGACATGACCACCGAAGGCATTGATGTTTCAATTAGAAGGGAACGTAATGACCCTGTCCGTTTGTCTTCTTTCACCATGGAAGTGGAGGAACATCTTTCAGATGTTAGAAGTAGCCCTACCACACCTGCCAGTGGCAGGAGCAGAGAAAGCATTCCTGTCTCTATCGGTAGTGTCCATAATGAAGATGTAGAGCCTGATTCATTGTCTACTGCAGCAATTGATGTTGATGAAATTGATTTCGTTGATGAGTTGGACCATCCATTTATACTTTCTGGAGGGAAGGAAACCCCTTTCACTTACTTAGCTAGTCTGTCGGCTAAGCAGGCTGGTATGAATGGCAGTGCTTCCACTGTTACAGGAAAAATTAAG TGCTTTCTTACTGGTGTGAAGGGATTTCAGTATAAACAGAGGAGTAACTACGAGCTTCGGGTTTTTGTGGATGATGGCAGCCTCATTTCTGAGATCCTTATAGATCATGCT CTTGTGCAGAAAGAAATAGGGTTTTCTCCTGCAGAGGTAACTACAGCTCTTGATTCTTCAGATAAAAAACGAGGCAGTGACATGAAGGAGACACTGAAACGTTTCCAGAAATTCTTGATTAATTTTGAG GGAACAATGTTTGTACAGTTGAATGGAGAATCCCCAATTCCGGTTGCTACCGAAATGAACCAGGGGTGTCCTGCCTCTGATGCATGGTTGCTTCTCAAAAGACTAAAGCCCTCTACTTCTCCGCGACAATATCATCTTCATCACCCAGAGACCATCAATTTATGCCCTTGA
- the LOC132636653 gene encoding recQ-mediated genome instability protein 1 isoform X1 has product MSRRRLQIICSSDEEEEEEEELAIDNEENQNPNNNNIEMDILESSTTNFQSVTLNSPNQNPTPNNAPNVHVADCGIGRVLEGLGLRLRKEWVESCVSGLEGMERGFLGLDDNAKAKLCFEQFLYSDMNYCGAGMLPRDVHKLHLVDLKGPFVLQVDEIVNISCPVRDRYQKAAAGIKRCLKLSMTDGIQRVFGMEYRPIKDLDVLAPSGLKVVICNVHVRRGLMMLVPEVIEVLGGMVEELEEARQRLVNEINKPPRGKRTRSGVVPPLATRATNAAWPREGVTAPEPADTSSRERSHFQVHEQGTSVVATSATEEINPVTPGLPSSTTITTPVYRRDAQSNFPTPAVSVPFNMNVTGPTFSSVAATHAEDIHMDDMTTEGIDVSIRRERNDPVRLSSFTMEVEEHLSDVRSSPTTPASGRSRESIPVSIGSVHNEDVEPDSLSTAAIDVDEIDFVDELDHPFILSGGKETPFTYLASLSAKQAGMNGSASTVTGKIKCFLTGVKGFQYKQRSNYELRVFVDDGSLISEILIDHALVQKEIGFSPAEVTTALDSSDKKRGSDMKETLKRFQKFLINFEGTMFVQLNGESPIPVATEMNQGCPASDAWLLLKRLKPSTSPRQYHLHHPETINLCP; this is encoded by the exons atgagcaGAAGACGCCTCCAAATTATATGTTCctctgatgaagaagaagaagaagaagaagaactcgCCATCGACAACGAGGAAAACCAAAACCCAAACAATAATAATATCGAAATGGACATTCTAGAATCTTCCACTACTAACTTCCAATCAGTAACCCTAAATTCCCCAAACCAAAACCCTACACCCAACAATGCCCCAAACGTCCACGTGGCAGATTGTGGTATTGGTCGGGTATTGGAAGGGTTAGGGTTGAGATTGAGGAAAGAATGGGTAGAATCATGTGTTAGTGGACTTGAAGGAATGGAAAGAGGGTTTTTGGGATTGGATGATAATGCGAAGGCGAAGCTCTGTTTCGAGCAGTTTTTGTATTCGGATATGAATTATTGTGGCGCTGGAATGCTTCCGAGAGATGTGCATAAGTTGCATTTGGTTGATCTTAAAGGTCCCTTTGTTCTTCAG GTAGATGAGATTGTGAATATCAGTTGTCCTGTTCGAGATAGGTACCAGAAAGCAGCTGCTGGAATAAAGAGGTGTCTGAAATTGTCCATGACTGATGGCATTCAGCGTGTGTTTGGGATGGAGTACAGACCTATAAAAGATCTTGACGTTCTGGCTCCTTCTGGACTGAAG GTTGTTATCTGTAATGTTCACGTTAGGCGCGGACTTATGATGTTGGTCCCTGAAGTAATCGAAGTTCTGGGTGGGATGGTGGAAGAGTTAGAAGAAGCAAGACAACGGCTAGTTAATGAAATAAATAAGCCACCAAGGGGGAAAAG AACAAGGTCTGGAGTGGTCCCTCCTTTGGCAACTCGAGCTACTAATGCTGCATGGCCACGCGAAGGTGTTACTGCTCCAGAGCCCGCTGATACTTCCTCAAGAGAAAGGTCACATTTTCAGGTTCATGAGCAAG GAACGTCTGTTGTTGCTACTTCTGCAACAGAAGAAATTAATCCCGTTACACCTGGGCTACCATCTTCTACGACGATCACCACTCCTGTTTATAGAAGAGATGCTCAATCTAATTTTCCAACTCCAGCTGTTTCTGTCCCATTCAATATGAATGTTACTGGGCCTACCTTTTCATCTGTTGCAGCTACTCATGCGGAGGATATCCACATGGACGACATGACCACCGAAGGCATTGATGTTTCAATTAGAAGGGAACGTAATGACCCTGTCCGTTTGTCTTCTTTCACCATGGAAGTGGAGGAACATCTTTCAGATGTTAGAAGTAGCCCTACCACACCTGCCAGTGGCAGGAGCAGAGAAAGCATTCCTGTCTCTATCGGTAGTGTCCATAATGAAGATGTAGAGCCTGATTCATTGTCTACTGCAGCAATTGATGTTGATGAAATTGATTTCGTTGATGAGTTGGACCATCCATTTATACTTTCTGGAGGGAAGGAAACCCCTTTCACTTACTTAGCTAGTCTGTCGGCTAAGCAGGCTGGTATGAATGGCAGTGCTTCCACTGTTACAGGAAAAATTAAG TGCTTTCTTACTGGTGTGAAGGGATTTCAGTATAAACAGAGGAGTAACTACGAGCTTCGGGTTTTTGTGGATGATGGCAGCCTCATTTCTGAGATCCTTATAGATCATGCT CTTGTGCAGAAAGAAATAGGGTTTTCTCCTGCAGAGGTAACTACAGCTCTTGATTCTTCAGATAAAAAACGAGGCAGTGACATGAAGGAGACACTGAAACGTTTCCAGAAATTCTTGATTAATTTTGAG GGAACAATGTTTGTACAGTTGAATGGAGAATCCCCAATTCCGGTTGCTACCGAAATGAACCAGGGGTGTCCTGCCTCTGATGCATGGTTGCTTCTCAAAAGACTAAAGCCCTCTACTTCTCCGCGACAATATCATCTTCATCACCCAGAGACCATCAATTTATGCCCTTGA